The proteins below come from a single Miscanthus floridulus cultivar M001 chromosome 1, ASM1932011v1, whole genome shotgun sequence genomic window:
- the LOC136549406 gene encoding uncharacterized protein isoform X3, translated as MACCFVRVAAAPRLLLCRAAASRQLPSPLTVFRKGFSEQSVLPVTDSTECFQGPSVQNTPRIPLYDDSISSSILDTLSNPTEGVPHADPSKSRIMLVDGTSVMYRSYYKILAQLQHGQLEHADGNGDWVLTIFKALSLLLDMLEFIPSHAAVVFDHDGVPYGHYTAMPSKECHMAKGMTFRHMLYPAYKSNRTPTPDTVVQGMQYLKASIKAMSIKVIEVPGVEADDVIGTLAVNSVSAGYKVRIVSPDKDFFQVLSPSLRLLRIAPRGSGMVSFGVEDFVKRYGALKPSQFVDVVALSGDKADNIPGKEISFLFCTKSRTLVADAVLRLARFSRSVAGNLIIVGSKQGPSLLSS; from the exons ATGGCCTGCTGCTTCGTCCGCGTCGCTGCGGCGCCCCGCCTCCTCCTCTGCCGTGCCGCCGCTTCGCGGCAGCTCCCGTCGCCACTCACCGTATTCAGGAAG GGTTTTTCGGAGCAGTCAGTTCTGCCAGTCACAGACTCGACTGAGTGTTTTCAAGGACCATCAGTGCAGAATACTCCACGCATTCCACTGTATGATGACAGCATATCCTCAAGCATATTGGACACATTGTCAAATCCGACTGAGGGTGTCCCTCATGCTGATCCTTCAAAGAGCAGAATAATGCTAGTTGATGGAACGTCGGTGATGTACAGATCCTACTACAAGATATTAG CACAGCTGCAGCACGGCCAGTTGGAGCATGCTGATGGAAATGGGGATTGGGTTTTAACTATATTCAAAGCTCTATCCCTG CTTCTTGACATGCTGGAGTTCATTCCATCTCATGCTGCG GTTGTGTTTGACCACGATG GAGTTCCATATGGTCATTATACTGCCATGCCATCCAAAGAATGTCACATGGCAAAAG GAATGACCTTTCGTCATATGTTGTACCCTGCTTACAAGAGCAACCGCACTCCAACACCTGACACCGTTGTCCAGGGCATGCAATACTTGAAGGCATCCATTAAGGCGATGTCAATAAAAGTAATTGAG GTTCCAGGCGTTGAAGCTGATGATGTTATTGGCACCCTGGCTGTAAACAGTGTTTCGGCTGGTTACAAG GTACGGATTGTCTCTCCTGATAAAGACTTCTTCCAAGTTTTGTCACCTTCTTTGCGTCTGCTCAGGATTGCTCCACGCGGATCAGG GATGGTTTCATTTGGAGTTGAAGACTTCGTCAAGCGATATGGAGCACTGAAACCCTCGCAGTTTGTTGATGTTGTTGCACTTTCAGGAGACAAAGCTGACAATATACCTG GCAAGGAGATTTCATTTCTCTTTTGCACAAAG TCCCGCACTCTTGTCGCTGATGCGGTGCTGCGTTTGGCACGATTCTCGCGGTCGGTGGCCGGGAATCTGATTATAGTCGGTTCCAAACAGGGCCCTAGTCTACTGTCGTCATAA